Proteins encoded by one window of Deinococcus radiodurans R1 = ATCC 13939 = DSM 20539:
- a CDS encoding homoaconitate hydratase family protein, which yields MGMTIAEKMLAAHSGHDTVVPGQLIECATDWVLCHEITTPAALRMLEERGMDRVFDPQKIVAVPDHSVPAMNIKAAKMYQKLKSWVQEKGIEHFYDVGRGGIAHVVLENTGLMKPGQTLVSGDSHTCNAGALGAFATGVGSTDLAGAIYAGKVWFKVPETMLIRVTGKTNPGVTPKDIVLEVIKQIGADGANYMVMEWVGDYIDQLDMEGRFTLTNMAIEAGGKTGIVAVDDTTRAYMQQRGVSPEQYTEYQSDPDAKYKVVVEIDAAQVEPTVAYPHIPSNGRVAGSDRIRVTHAYVGSCTNGRITDLRDVARILKGRKVAQDVQMIVVPATQAIWKQAAQEGLLEIFVDAGASVSYPSCGACLGMHSGVLGPDDICISSSNRNFVGRMGDPSAQIYLASPATVAASAVEGFIADPRRYDAEGNDLNAAD from the coding sequence ATGGGAATGACGATTGCCGAGAAGATGCTGGCCGCCCACAGCGGGCACGACACCGTGGTGCCGGGCCAACTCATCGAGTGCGCCACCGACTGGGTGCTGTGCCACGAAATCACCACGCCCGCCGCGCTGAGGATGCTCGAGGAGCGCGGCATGGACCGGGTGTTCGACCCGCAGAAGATCGTGGCGGTGCCCGACCACTCGGTGCCTGCCATGAACATCAAGGCCGCCAAGATGTACCAAAAGCTCAAGAGCTGGGTGCAGGAAAAAGGCATCGAGCACTTCTACGACGTGGGGCGCGGCGGCATCGCTCACGTGGTGCTGGAAAACACCGGCCTGATGAAGCCGGGGCAGACGCTGGTTTCCGGCGACTCGCACACCTGCAATGCGGGCGCACTGGGCGCCTTCGCGACCGGCGTGGGCTCGACCGACCTCGCGGGCGCCATCTACGCGGGCAAGGTGTGGTTCAAGGTGCCCGAGACGATGCTCATCCGGGTGACGGGAAAAACCAACCCCGGCGTGACCCCCAAGGACATCGTGCTGGAGGTCATCAAGCAGATCGGGGCCGACGGCGCCAACTACATGGTGATGGAATGGGTGGGCGACTACATCGACCAGCTCGACATGGAAGGCCGCTTCACCCTGACCAACATGGCGATTGAGGCGGGCGGCAAGACCGGCATCGTGGCGGTGGACGACACCACCCGCGCCTACATGCAGCAGCGCGGCGTGTCGCCCGAGCAGTACACCGAGTACCAGTCCGACCCCGACGCCAAGTACAAGGTCGTGGTCGAGATTGACGCCGCGCAGGTCGAACCCACCGTCGCCTACCCCCACATTCCCAGCAACGGCCGGGTGGCGGGCAGCGACCGCATCCGGGTGACGCACGCCTACGTGGGCAGCTGCACGAACGGGCGCATCACGGACCTGCGCGACGTGGCCCGGATTCTGAAGGGCCGCAAGGTGGCGCAGGACGTGCAGATGATTGTCGTGCCGGCGACGCAGGCCATCTGGAAGCAGGCGGCGCAGGAAGGGCTGCTCGAAATCTTCGTGGACGCGGGCGCGAGCGTCAGCTACCCCTCGTGCGGCGCCTGTCTGGGGATGCACTCGGGCGTACTCGGGCCAGACGACATCTGCATTTCGAGTTCCAACCGCAACTTCGTGGGCCGTATGGGCGACCCCTCGGCGCAGATTTACCTCGCCAGCCCCGCCACGGTGGCCGCGAGCGCAGTGGAGGGCTTCATCGCCGACCCGCGCCGCTATGACGCCGAGGGCAACGACCTGAACGCGGCGGACTGA
- a CDS encoding 3-isopropylmalate dehydratase small subunit, whose protein sequence is MPTVHVFARDHINTDEIIPARHLTTDVESELAKYAMEDYDKDFVRRVQPGDIIVAGADFGCGSSREHAVWALRGAGVSAVIAPNFARIYYRNSINNGFLALECEGITELFQDGEEAELDLKGGTIRNPRTGKELSFVPVPQFALDVQKAGGWLEYMKAGEDVEGERLDNASTSAGHGHAGTPLGDDPAKEDGPRPEQASGHQKEEHHA, encoded by the coding sequence ATGCCCACTGTTCACGTCTTTGCCCGTGACCACATCAACACCGACGAAATCATTCCCGCCCGCCACCTGACCACCGACGTGGAATCGGAGCTGGCGAAGTACGCGATGGAGGACTACGACAAGGACTTCGTGCGGCGCGTGCAGCCCGGCGACATCATCGTGGCCGGGGCCGACTTCGGCTGCGGGTCGAGCCGTGAGCACGCCGTCTGGGCGCTGCGTGGCGCGGGCGTTTCGGCGGTCATCGCGCCCAACTTTGCCCGCATCTACTACCGCAACTCCATCAACAACGGCTTTCTGGCGCTGGAATGCGAGGGCATCACGGAGCTGTTTCAGGACGGCGAAGAAGCCGAACTCGACCTGAAGGGCGGCACCATTCGCAACCCGCGCACCGGGAAGGAACTGAGCTTCGTGCCGGTGCCGCAATTCGCGCTCGACGTGCAGAAGGCGGGCGGCTGGCTGGAATACATGAAGGCGGGCGAGGACGTGGAAGGCGAGCGGCTCGACAACGCGAGCACCTCGGCGGGTCACGGTCACGCGGGCACGCCGCTCGGCGACGACCCGGCCAAGGAAGACGGCCCCCGCCCCGAACAGGCCAGCGGCCACCAAAAGGAGGAGCACCATGCCTAA
- the leuB gene encoding 3-isopropylmalate dehydrogenase has protein sequence MPKVITLPGDGIGPEVTAAAVQVLREVAPDVTVEEHAIGGGAYDAHGEPFPTSTRDALKEADAVLLGTVGGAHDSAWNQLPRHLRPESGLLALRKALGCYANLRPVRVQPGLEHLSPLKAELARGVDILIVRELLGGIYFDQDRKIEGDTAYNTMRYTTSEVERVAKVAFWAAEQRKGRVTSVDKANVLEVSELWRRDVQALRDRDYRSIHLNHEYVDSVAMLIVADPSRYDVILTENLFGDILSDLAAVIPGSLGLMPSASLGDGAGLFEPIHGSAPDIAGQGVANPAAAIMSVGMLLRHGLERSEAANQVDRAVALALREQPTRDLGGSADTQTFTRAVLKALGSSPSVG, from the coding sequence ATGCCTAAAGTCATTACCCTGCCCGGCGACGGCATCGGCCCCGAAGTGACGGCGGCGGCAGTTCAGGTGCTGCGCGAAGTGGCGCCCGACGTGACGGTGGAGGAGCACGCCATCGGCGGCGGCGCCTACGACGCTCACGGCGAACCGTTTCCTACGTCCACCCGCGACGCCCTCAAGGAAGCCGACGCGGTGCTGCTCGGCACGGTGGGCGGTGCCCACGACAGCGCGTGGAACCAGTTGCCCCGGCACCTGCGCCCCGAGTCGGGCCTGCTCGCGCTGCGTAAGGCGCTCGGCTGCTACGCCAACCTGCGCCCAGTGCGCGTGCAGCCGGGGCTCGAACACCTCTCGCCGCTCAAGGCCGAACTGGCGCGCGGCGTGGACATCCTGATCGTGCGGGAGCTGCTGGGCGGGATTTATTTCGACCAGGACCGCAAAATCGAGGGTGACACCGCCTACAACACCATGCGCTACACCACCAGCGAGGTGGAGCGGGTCGCCAAAGTCGCCTTCTGGGCCGCCGAGCAGCGCAAGGGCCGCGTGACCAGCGTGGACAAGGCGAACGTGCTCGAAGTGTCCGAGTTGTGGCGGCGCGACGTGCAGGCGTTGCGTGACCGCGACTACCGCTCGATTCACCTGAACCACGAGTACGTGGACAGCGTGGCGATGCTGATCGTGGCCGACCCCAGCCGCTACGACGTGATTCTGACCGAGAACCTCTTCGGCGACATCCTTTCCGACCTCGCCGCCGTGATTCCTGGCTCGCTGGGCCTGATGCCCTCGGCCAGCCTGGGCGACGGGGCGGGGCTGTTTGAACCGATTCACGGCTCGGCGCCCGACATCGCCGGGCAGGGCGTCGCCAACCCCGCCGCCGCCATCATGAGCGTGGGCATGTTGCTGCGGCACGGGCTGGAGCGCAGCGAGGCCGCCAATCAGGTGGACCGGGCGGTGGCGCTCGCCCTGCGTGAGCAGCCCACCCGCGACCTCGGCGGCAGCGCCGACACGCAGACCTTTACCCGCGCGGTCCTCAAGGCGCTGGGGAGTTCGCCGAGCGTGGGCTGA
- a CDS encoding PLP-dependent aminotransferase family protein: MAAAGVRALSRNAVLDDLTLLPPETGEALHTRTERTLRAAIGQGRLPQGTRLPGHRALAAALGVSRNTLVDALAQLEIEGYVEVRGRSGTRVCVPPDEAAPPSPPPLPLSAWARRALGGQVEDAGGEYEFDLRIGQPVPELYPARAWAQALARRAAAPHEGEGCATPSARRETRRALAAYLRSERGAQVTPEMILLTGGTQSSLDALSRILLEPGRLAVTEQPGYPGAHAAFSATGAQVLGAAVDGGGLRPGDLPARADLLYLTPACQYPTTVTLGAARRQEVIRWARRSGAFVLEDDYAADLHWQGRPPSVLQGQAPDRVILLGSFSKSLAPVTRSGFVVAPPEVTEVLSRTRPLTDRVPGVLDALALADVLASGAYTRHLRRARALLAHRGGALLTALRTELPQWEALPARAGLHLYVRLPPGSDEQAILASAARLGVALSPARSGEAGGEPAVLLAFGHLSPEALRRAVRRLRALS, translated from the coding sequence ATGGCTGCGGCGGGAGTTCGAGCGCTGAGCAGGAACGCCGTGCTGGACGACCTCACCCTGCTGCCCCCCGAAACTGGCGAAGCGCTGCACACCCGCACCGAGCGCACCCTGCGGGCAGCGATTGGGCAGGGACGGCTGCCGCAGGGCACCCGGCTGCCGGGGCACCGGGCGCTGGCGGCGGCGCTGGGCGTGTCGCGCAATACGCTGGTAGACGCACTGGCACAGCTCGAAATCGAAGGGTACGTGGAGGTGCGTGGGCGCAGCGGCACGCGGGTCTGTGTGCCGCCCGACGAGGCCGCGCCGCCTTCTCCCCCGCCCCTGCCGCTGAGTGCCTGGGCGCGCCGGGCGCTGGGCGGGCAGGTGGAGGACGCGGGCGGCGAGTATGAGTTCGACCTACGCATTGGGCAGCCGGTGCCGGAGCTCTACCCAGCGCGCGCGTGGGCGCAGGCCCTCGCTCGCCGCGCTGCCGCGCCGCATGAGGGAGAGGGCTGCGCGACCCCCTCGGCCCGCCGCGAAACCCGCCGCGCCCTGGCCGCCTACCTGCGCTCGGAACGCGGGGCGCAGGTGACGCCGGAGATGATTTTGCTCACCGGGGGCACGCAGTCCTCGCTCGATGCCCTGTCGCGCATCCTGCTCGAACCGGGGCGGCTGGCGGTGACCGAGCAGCCGGGGTATCCGGGCGCCCACGCAGCGTTCAGCGCAACCGGGGCGCAGGTGCTCGGCGCGGCGGTGGACGGCGGGGGCCTGCGCCCGGGCGACCTCCCGGCGCGGGCTGACCTGCTTTACCTCACCCCGGCGTGCCAGTACCCCACCACCGTGACCCTGGGCGCGGCGCGGCGGCAGGAGGTCATTCGCTGGGCGCGGCGCAGCGGGGCATTTGTTCTCGAAGACGACTACGCCGCCGACCTGCACTGGCAGGGGCGGCCCCCGAGCGTCTTGCAGGGCCAGGCGCCCGACCGGGTGATTTTGCTCGGCAGCTTTTCCAAGAGCCTGGCCCCCGTGACCCGCAGCGGCTTCGTGGTGGCGCCGCCGGAGGTGACCGAGGTGCTTTCGCGCACCCGGCCCCTCACCGACCGGGTGCCCGGCGTGCTCGACGCCCTGGCGCTCGCCGACGTGCTCGCCTCGGGCGCCTACACCCGGCACCTGCGGCGCGCCCGCGCCCTGCTCGCGCACCGTGGGGGGGCGCTGCTCACGGCGCTGCGGACCGAGCTGCCCCAGTGGGAAGCGTTGCCTGCCCGCGCCGGGCTGCACCTGTACGTGCGCCTGCCCCCCGGCAGCGACGAACAGGCGATCCTGGCCAGCGCCGCGCGGCTGGGGGTGGCCCTGTCCCCGGCGCGGTCAGGGGAGGCAGGAGGCGAACCGGCGGTGCTGCTCGCCTTCGGGCACCTCAGCCCCGAGGCGCTGCGACGGGCGGTGCGGCGGCTGCGGGCGTTGTCCTAG
- a CDS encoding RluA family pseudouridine synthase, whose translation MPESPVPLEFTADPGRLDAVVSLLSGVSRSQVAGWIEAGLVEIDGRAASKASQKLRGGEALRVSPPPLPSAQVEPEDVPLDVIFEDEHLIAINKPPGMVTHPAPGVISGTLVNALLGRMSLPEQQDFDGPDGYRPGIVHRLDKDTSGVIVVAKTVAAHARLAAAFKDRETKKTYLAIAAGAWKAERPVQVDAPIGRHQIQRQRMTVGGAGAREAQTLFTPLDAHPDGHGRTLALVRAQPRTGRTHQIRVHLAHLGSPILGDAVYGRASEIMPRHALHAQFLEVPHPVSGDILHLQAAVPEDLLGAWVGLGGRWDPAWEQAPQ comes from the coding sequence ATGCCCGAATCGCCTGTCCCGCTTGAATTCACCGCCGACCCTGGCCGCCTCGACGCGGTCGTCTCTCTCCTCAGCGGGGTCAGCCGCTCGCAGGTGGCGGGGTGGATCGAAGCGGGGCTGGTCGAAATAGATGGCCGGGCGGCGAGCAAGGCCAGTCAGAAACTGCGCGGCGGCGAGGCCCTGCGCGTGTCTCCCCCGCCGCTTCCCTCGGCGCAGGTGGAGCCCGAGGACGTGCCGCTCGACGTGATTTTCGAGGACGAGCACCTTATCGCCATCAACAAGCCGCCCGGCATGGTCACCCACCCGGCGCCCGGCGTCATCTCGGGCACGCTGGTTAACGCTTTGCTCGGGCGCATGAGCCTGCCCGAGCAGCAGGATTTCGACGGTCCGGACGGCTACCGCCCCGGCATCGTGCACCGGCTCGACAAGGACACCAGCGGCGTCATCGTGGTCGCCAAGACGGTGGCCGCGCACGCCCGCCTCGCCGCTGCGTTCAAGGACCGCGAGACGAAAAAGACCTACCTGGCGATTGCCGCCGGGGCGTGGAAGGCCGAGCGGCCCGTACAGGTGGACGCCCCCATTGGCCGCCACCAGATTCAGCGCCAGCGCATGACGGTGGGCGGCGCAGGAGCGCGGGAAGCGCAAACGCTTTTCACCCCGCTCGACGCCCACCCCGACGGGCACGGACGCACGCTGGCCCTTGTCCGCGCCCAGCCGCGTACCGGACGCACCCACCAGATTCGCGTCCACCTCGCGCACCTCGGCAGCCCGATTCTGGGCGACGCCGTGTACGGACGGGCGAGCGAAATCATGCCCCGCCACGCGCTGCACGCTCAGTTCCTGGAGGTGCCGCATCCGGTCAGTGGGGACATCCTGCACCTGCAAGCCGCCGTGCCAGAAGACCTGCTGGGCGCGTGGGTGGGGCTCGGCGGAAGGTGGGACCCGGCGTGGGAGCAGGCGCCGCAGTAG
- a CDS encoding L-dopachrome tautomerase-related protein — MKIKLTAYLTSLALLSSAAVALPRALPSAPVSQAAGKLEVVHRFYGHMPIGVTVNSQGRMFVSYPNWEDDVPFSIAEIKGGREVPYPNRAINTRDLSKPDTTFIGVQGLLVDARDRLWVLDTGTRNLGPILDQRAVKLVGIDTHTNEVVKTIHFPADVALKNTYLNDLRIDLRQGTGGVAYITDSGAKSGSGLIVVDLASGKSWRKLTGDETVKPVPGFVPYVEGQALFQRPKGGPATHLGFGADSLAISPDGATLYYAPTASRRLYAVPTAALRDQGLSDAEVKKQVKDLGEKGAADGLAEDTAGNIYITNYEQGALVRRLPTGELQTLARDPRLIWPDTLAIQGSYLYVLNDQLNRQGGYHFGKDQRVKPYTLLRMKLDAKPVLLK, encoded by the coding sequence ATGAAAATCAAGCTGACCGCCTACCTGACCAGCCTCGCGCTGCTGTCGTCCGCCGCCGTCGCGCTGCCGCGTGCCCTCCCGAGCGCTCCCGTATCGCAGGCGGCGGGCAAGCTCGAAGTCGTGCACCGCTTCTACGGCCACATGCCCATCGGCGTGACCGTCAACTCGCAGGGCCGCATGTTCGTCTCCTACCCCAACTGGGAAGACGACGTGCCCTTCTCGATTGCCGAGATCAAGGGCGGGCGGGAAGTGCCCTACCCCAACCGCGCCATCAACACCCGTGACCTATCGAAGCCCGACACCACCTTCATCGGCGTGCAGGGGCTGCTGGTGGACGCCCGGGACCGGCTGTGGGTGCTCGACACCGGCACCAGGAACCTGGGACCGATTCTCGACCAGCGGGCGGTCAAGCTGGTGGGCATCGACACCCACACCAACGAAGTCGTCAAGACCATCCACTTTCCTGCCGACGTGGCGCTGAAAAATACTTACCTCAACGACCTGCGCATCGACCTGCGTCAGGGCACGGGCGGCGTGGCATACATCACCGACTCGGGGGCCAAGAGCGGCTCGGGGCTGATCGTGGTGGACCTCGCCAGCGGCAAATCGTGGCGCAAGCTGACGGGCGACGAGACCGTTAAGCCCGTGCCTGGCTTCGTGCCCTACGTGGAGGGGCAGGCCCTCTTCCAGCGGCCCAAGGGCGGCCCGGCCACCCACCTGGGCTTCGGGGCCGACTCGCTTGCCATCAGCCCCGACGGCGCCACGCTCTACTACGCGCCCACCGCCTCGCGCCGGCTCTACGCCGTGCCGACCGCCGCGCTGCGTGACCAGGGCCTCAGCGACGCCGAGGTGAAAAAGCAGGTGAAGGACCTGGGCGAGAAGGGCGCCGCCGACGGCCTGGCCGAGGACACCGCCGGAAACATCTACATCACCAACTACGAGCAGGGCGCCCTGGTGCGCCGCCTGCCGACCGGCGAACTGCAAACGCTGGCGCGTGACCCCCGCCTGATCTGGCCCGATACGCTGGCAATACAGGGCAGCTACCTGTACGTCCTCAACGACCAGCTCAACCGTCAGGGCGGCTACCACTTCGGCAAGGACCAGCGCGTCAAGCCCTACACCCTGCTGCGGATGAAGCTCGATGCCAAGCCGGTGCTGCTGAAATAA
- the trpE gene encoding anthranilate synthase component I, which yields MSQTSAHPTCLAVHELNADLDTPVTAYLKAAQGETVSFLLESVEAGEKLGRYSFIGVGEQGTFRACAGRVQSSGQFGDFDGEEADPLARLYRVTTRPLDVPAGLPALVGGAVGYAAYDIIRAYEKLPDANPDELKLPDALFVAPRGLVIFDHLKHRLVVVAAAEEQAQADAEVERLLTRLRGPLPEVPGQTPTAAPEFRSNFTPAEYMEAVRRGKEYVHAGDIFQFVPSQRFSAELGDLHPFALYRALRRVNPSPYLGYLALGEVTLVASSPESLLRSDGVSVVTRPIAGTRKRGATEAEDDALAAELLADEKERAEHLMLVDLGRNDIGKVSAYGTVKVENAFSIERYSHVMHIVSGVRGELREGQTPLHALASVLPMGTVSGAPKIRAMEIIDELEPVRRGPYGGCFGYVAFDGSLDMALTLRTMVIANGKVHIQAGAGVVADSVPELEEQETRNKAAALMRAVELAAGGL from the coding sequence ATGTCCCAGACCTCTGCCCACCCGACCTGTCTCGCCGTCCATGAACTCAATGCCGACCTCGACACGCCCGTCACCGCTTACCTCAAGGCCGCACAGGGAGAAACGGTGTCGTTCTTGCTCGAAAGCGTGGAAGCGGGCGAAAAGCTGGGGCGCTACTCGTTTATCGGCGTGGGCGAGCAGGGCACGTTTCGCGCCTGCGCCGGACGGGTGCAGAGCAGCGGGCAATTCGGTGACTTCGACGGCGAGGAAGCCGACCCGCTCGCCCGGCTCTACCGCGTCACGACCCGCCCGCTGGACGTGCCCGCCGGATTGCCTGCGCTGGTAGGCGGCGCAGTGGGGTACGCGGCCTACGACATCATCCGCGCCTACGAAAAGCTGCCCGACGCCAACCCCGATGAACTGAAGCTGCCCGACGCGCTGTTCGTGGCGCCGCGTGGGCTGGTGATTTTCGACCACCTCAAGCACCGGCTGGTGGTGGTGGCGGCTGCGGAGGAGCAGGCGCAGGCCGACGCCGAGGTGGAGCGCCTGCTCACCCGGCTGCGCGGCCCGCTGCCGGAGGTGCCGGGGCAAACGCCCACCGCCGCGCCCGAGTTCCGCAGCAACTTCACGCCGGCGGAGTACATGGAGGCGGTGCGCCGGGGCAAGGAGTATGTCCACGCGGGCGACATTTTCCAGTTCGTGCCCTCGCAGCGTTTCAGCGCCGAGCTGGGCGACCTGCACCCCTTCGCGCTCTACCGCGCCCTGCGGCGGGTGAACCCCAGCCCCTACCTCGGCTATCTGGCGCTGGGCGAGGTGACACTGGTGGCGAGCAGCCCCGAGAGCCTGCTGCGCAGCGACGGCGTGAGCGTGGTCACCCGTCCGATTGCCGGCACCCGCAAGCGCGGGGCGACTGAGGCCGAGGACGACGCGCTCGCCGCCGAACTGCTCGCCGACGAAAAGGAGCGCGCCGAACACTTAATGCTGGTGGACCTCGGGCGCAACGACATCGGCAAGGTGAGCGCTTACGGCACCGTCAAGGTCGAAAACGCCTTTTCCATCGAGCGCTACAGCCACGTCATGCACATCGTCTCGGGCGTGCGCGGCGAACTGCGGGAGGGGCAGACGCCACTGCACGCGCTCGCCTCGGTGCTACCGATGGGCACGGTCAGCGGCGCACCCAAAATCCGGGCGATGGAAATCATCGACGAACTCGAACCCGTGCGCCGGGGGCCGTATGGCGGCTGCTTCGGCTACGTCGCTTTCGATGGCAGCCTCGACATGGCGCTCACCCTGCGGACGATGGTGATTGCGAACGGCAAGGTCCACATCCAGGCCGGGGCGGGTGTGGTCGCCGACAGCGTGCCCGAGCTGGAGGAGCAGGAAACGCGCAACAAGGCGGCGGCCCTGATGCGGGCGGTGGAGCTGGCGGCGGGGGGGCTGTGA
- a CDS encoding PepSY-associated TM helix domain-containing protein: protein MSASARPERDVAPARRPNAKAPNAKAQANKWLRWLHTYTSMISLLAVLFFALSGVTLNHPDWVFGTQEVEQKVTGTLPGGWIKGGEVNWLTTAEALREQQNLHGHADSPRVDGTEASVSFLAPGYSADAVIDTQTGKYTVDIQQQGAVAVLNDLHKGRDAPGAWKWVIDLSGVFLTVVALTGIGVLLFLKKTRVQALSVLGIGAALLLALGWVALR from the coding sequence ATGTCAGCTTCGGCAAGGCCTGAGCGGGACGTGGCCCCGGCCCGCCGCCCCAACGCTAAGGCCCCCAATGCTAAGGCGCAGGCGAACAAGTGGCTGCGCTGGCTGCACACCTACACCTCCATGATCAGCCTGCTTGCGGTGCTGTTTTTTGCGCTGAGCGGCGTGACCCTCAACCATCCCGATTGGGTGTTCGGCACGCAGGAAGTCGAGCAGAAGGTGACGGGCACGCTGCCGGGCGGCTGGATCAAGGGCGGCGAGGTCAACTGGCTCACCACCGCCGAGGCCCTCCGTGAGCAGCAAAACCTGCACGGGCACGCCGACAGCCCCCGGGTGGACGGCACCGAGGCGAGCGTGTCCTTTCTGGCCCCCGGCTACAGCGCCGACGCAGTCATCGACACGCAGACCGGCAAGTATACGGTGGACATCCAGCAACAGGGCGCGGTAGCGGTTCTCAACGACCTGCACAAGGGCCGCGACGCCCCCGGCGCGTGGAAATGGGTGATTGACCTCAGCGGCGTGTTTCTGACGGTGGTGGCCCTCACCGGCATCGGCGTGCTGCTGTTCCTGAAAAAGACCCGCGTGCAGGCCCTGAGCGTGCTGGGCATCGGTGCCGCGCTGCTGCTGGCGCTGGGCTGGGTGGCGCTGCGCTAA
- a CDS encoding DUF2271 domain-containing protein, translating to MTRNETAPEVQQTRRSFLGKLAVAAAALGASRVVPGALAEAATSSKAWASGMQLDIQFSVATKASGRVKRPFVAVWIEDESGKTVRTLTVWVQQRRLNPRWLEESLRRWTRDNGQLVSTVSSATRNPGTYAVAWDGKTDKNALAPQGDYYVCVESGREHGPYGLVRQKVSVGTSAFKKSLGADGDIEAVNVSFGKA from the coding sequence ATGACCAGAAACGAAACTGCCCCCGAAGTCCAACAGACCCGCCGTTCCTTTCTCGGCAAGCTCGCCGTCGCTGCCGCCGCGCTCGGCGCCTCGCGCGTGGTGCCCGGCGCGCTGGCGGAGGCCGCGACCAGCAGCAAAGCCTGGGCCAGCGGCATGCAGCTCGATATTCAGTTCAGCGTGGCGACCAAAGCCAGTGGGCGAGTTAAGCGCCCCTTTGTGGCGGTCTGGATCGAGGACGAGAGCGGCAAAACCGTCCGCACCCTGACGGTGTGGGTACAGCAGCGCCGCCTGAACCCGCGCTGGCTCGAAGAAAGTCTGCGCCGCTGGACCCGCGACAACGGCCAGCTCGTGAGCACGGTGAGCAGCGCCACCCGTAACCCCGGCACCTACGCGGTCGCCTGGGACGGCAAAACCGACAAGAACGCACTCGCGCCGCAGGGCGACTACTATGTCTGCGTCGAGTCGGGCCGCGAGCATGGTCCCTACGGGCTGGTGCGCCAGAAGGTGAGCGTCGGAACGAGCGCCTTCAAAAAGAGCCTGGGGGCCGACGGCGACATCGAGGCCGTGAATGTCAGCTTCGGCAAGGCCTGA
- a CDS encoding FAD:protein FMN transferase, which produces MTGLFARLRPPYRLRSVYERLLGTEVEVQVVAGTRAQAEAAENAALDELERLTAVLNRFDPSSEFSRWLASPGERVRLSPELLAVLERAEHWQQVTGGAFHPGADALGALWQAAAARGEAPDPAALARQVAELRAPLWTRHGDGSATVHARFPLGLNAFAKGFIVDRMAETAFAAPGVRAVLVNAGGDLRTLGGDGLSVAVADPFTARDDAPPLTTVWVQNGALATSGGARRGHRVGKKWHSHLLDPRTGQPVEAVPGVTVTAPDCAMADALATALSVLAPADGLRLADETPGCAALLVTRDGAQLQSTNWR; this is translated from the coding sequence ATGACTGGACTTTTCGCTCGCTTGCGCCCGCCCTATCGCCTGCGCAGCGTCTATGAACGGCTGCTGGGCACCGAGGTCGAGGTGCAGGTGGTGGCGGGCACCCGCGCCCAGGCCGAGGCCGCTGAGAATGCCGCGCTGGACGAACTTGAGCGGCTGACCGCTGTCCTCAACCGCTTCGATCCCAGCAGCGAGTTTTCCCGCTGGTTGGCAAGTCCAGGCGAGCGCGTGCGCCTCAGCCCCGAGCTGCTCGCGGTGCTGGAACGCGCCGAGCACTGGCAGCAGGTCACGGGCGGTGCCTTTCACCCTGGGGCCGATGCGCTCGGGGCGCTGTGGCAGGCGGCAGCGGCGCGGGGCGAGGCGCCCGACCCGGCAGCCCTCGCCCGGCAGGTGGCCGAGCTGCGTGCTCCCCTCTGGACCCGGCACGGCGACGGCAGCGCGACGGTTCACGCCCGCTTCCCGCTGGGGCTCAACGCCTTCGCCAAGGGCTTTATCGTGGACCGGATGGCCGAAACCGCCTTCGCCGCGCCGGGCGTGCGAGCGGTGCTGGTGAACGCTGGGGGCGACCTACGAACACTCGGTGGGGATGGGCTGAGTGTAGCGGTGGCCGACCCCTTCACTGCCCGCGACGACGCGCCTCCACTGACGACGGTGTGGGTCCAAAACGGCGCGCTGGCAACCAGCGGCGGCGCCCGGCGGGGACACCGAGTGGGGAAGAAGTGGCACTCGCACCTCCTTGACCCGCGCACTGGGCAACCGGTGGAAGCGGTGCCCGGCGTCACTGTGACCGCGCCCGATTGCGCCATGGCGGACGCGCTGGCGACGGCCCTGAGCGTTCTCGCCCCCGCTGACGGCCTGCGCCTTGCTGACGAAACCCCCGGCTGCGCGGCCCTGCTGGTCACGCGGGACGGCGCGCAGCTCCAGAGCACGAACTGGCGTTAA